Part of the Kitasatospora sp. NBC_01266 genome, GCCGTCCAGCACCAGGGTGCCGGTCTCCGCGATGCCGAGCACGGCGGTGGACAACACGGCGTCGGAGGCGTCGAGCTGACTGACCGTCAGCACGGGCTGGTCGGACAGCACGGTGAACGCGCCGACCGGGAGCCAGTCGGCCGGGAACCCCTCGGGCACCACCACCTGCCGGGCGCCGCGCTCGGCCAGGGTCGCGGCGAGCGCCGCCGGCAGGTCCGGCTCGGGGACCCGGCGGACCCTGGCCCGGTAGTCGGCCACCCGTTCGGCGAACCGGCCGACCACGTCCGTCCCGGCGTGGCTGCGCCGGTAGTCGCGTGGCACCGGGACGTCCTCGGGCCGCTCGTCGCCCGGGACGTCCGCGAGCGCGGCGCGGATCCGGTCCAGCATCGTCTCGCGGCTGCTCATCGGCCGGTCTCCTCGGGGTGGGTCCGCTGCCACCAGGCGCGGAAGGACTCGGCCGGCGGCACCGGCAGGTCGCGGGTGTCGGACCAGGCGTGGAACGGTCCGGGCAGCGGGCCGATCCTGCCGCCGCGGGCGAGCAGCCGGCCGCCCAGCGCGCCGGCCTTCTGGGCCATCGCCAGGCGGCCCGGCGAGGCCAGCACCTGGCCCGCCGCCCGGATCAGCAGCGACTCCGCGGTGGGCACGGTCCGGCCGCGCTCGGCGTCCACCGCCCTGGCCCGCAGGTGCACCAGCACCTCGGGGATGTTGATCTTCACGGGGCAGGCGTCGTAGCAGGCCCCGCAGAGGGTGGAGGCGAAGGGCAGCGAGTCGGCGTGTCCGGGGCCGGCCAGCTGCGGGGTCAGGATGGCGCCGATCGGTCCGGGGTAGACCGAGCCGTACGCGTGGCCGCCGACCCGCTCGTAGACGGGGCAGACGTTCAGGCAGGCCGAGCAGCGGATGCAGCCGAGCGCCTGGCGGCCGACCTGGTCGGCCAGCGTGGCGGTGCGGCCGTTGTCCAGCAGCACCAGATGGAAGCTTGACGGACCGTCACCTCGGTGAACGCCCGTCCAGGCCGAGGTGTAGGGGTTCATCCGCTCGCCGGTCGAGGAGCGCGGCAGCAGTTGGAGGAAGACCTCCAGGTCGGCGAAGCGGGGCAGTACCTTCTCGATGCCCATCACCGTGATCAGGGTGTCCGGCAGGGTCAGGCACATCCGCCCGTTGCCCTCGGACTCCACCACCAGCACCGTGCCGGTCTCGGCCACCGCGAAGTTGGCGCCGGAGACGGCGACCTTGGCGCGCAGGAACTTCTGCCGCAGGTGCAGCCGGGCCGCCTCGGCCAACGCGCTCGGCTCGTCGGTCAGTTCGGCGGGTGCGTCGGCCATTCTGGTGCGGAAGATCTCGCGGATCTCGGACCGGTTGCGGTGGATCGCGGGCACCAGGATGTGCGAGGGGCGGTCGTCGGCCAACTGCACGATCAGCTCGGCGAGATCGGTCTCGTGGGCGGTGATGCCCTCGGCGGCCAGCGCCTCGTTGAGCCCGATCTCCTGGGTGGCCATCGACTTGACCTTGACCACCTCGCGCTCCCCGGTGGCCTTCACCAGGTCGGCGACGATCCGGTTGGCCTCGGCCGCGTCGGCGGCCCAGTGCACGGTGCCGCCGGCGGCGGTGACCGAGGCCTCCAACTGCTGGAGGTAGAAGTCGAGATGGCGCAGCGTGCGGAGCTTCAGCGCGGCCGCGCTCTCCCGCAGCGCCTCCCAGTCGTCGAGTTCGGCGGCCAGCCGCAGCCGCTTCTCGCGGATCGTCCCGGTCGCCTTGCGCAGGTTGCGGCGCAGCTGGGTGTCGGCCAGCGCCGTCTTCGCGGCCTGCGGGAAGGCCGGGGTGCCGAGCCAGACCAGTCCGTCGCCCGTGCTGCCGCTCTGCTGGGTGCTCATCGGGCGCCGCCTTCGGTCGAGGCCAGGATCTCGGCCAGGTGCACGGTGCGCACGCCGGTGCGCAGCCGGCCCAGGCCGCCGCCGATGTGCAGCAGGCAGGAGTTGTCGCCGGCGGTGAGCACCTCGGCCCGGGTGTCCAGCACCCGGCGCATCTTGTCGGCCAGCATCGCGGCCGAGACGTCCGGGTTCTTCACCGCGAAGGTGCCGCCGAAGCCGCAGCACTCCTCGGCGGCCGGCAGCTCCACCAGCTCGATCCCCTTGACCGCGCGCAGCAGCCGCAGCGGCCGGTCGCCCACCCGCAGCATCCGCAGCGAGTGGCAGGTGGGGTGGTAGGTGACCCGGTGCGGGTAGCAGGCGCCGACGTCGGTCACCCCGAGCACGTCCACCAGGAACTCCGACAGCTCGTACACCTTCGGCGCGACCTCCCCGACCGCCCGGCGCAGACCGGGATCGTCGCTGGCGAGCAGCGGGTGGTGCTCGCGCACCATGCCGGCGCAGGAGCCCGAGGGGGTGACCACGGCGTCGTAGCCGGCGAAGGCTTCGGCGAACCGGCGGACCAGCGGCAGCGCCTCGGGGCGGTAGCCGGTGTTGAACTGCGGCTGTCCGCAGCAGGTCTGCCCGAGCGGGAAGTCGACCCGGTGGCCGAGCCGTTCCAGCAGCCGCACCACCGCCCGGCCGGTCTCGGGGAAGAGCGTGTCGTTGAAGCAGGTGATGAACAGGGCTACCCGCATGCCCCCTCCGTTCGCATGAGCACTCCGTCCCCGGATCCAGCAGGTGCGCCGGCGGCAGGCTGGCGGCGCGCAGATCCTCCCACAAGGACGCCCTGCTCGACGGCCTGGTCGAACGGGTGCTCGCGGACGTCGCCCCGTTTGCCGAGGCCACCTCGTGGCAGCCCGCGCTGGACGCCTACGCGCGGTCGCTGCGGGCCGCCCTG contains:
- a CDS encoding (Fe-S)-binding protein, translated to MRVALFITCFNDTLFPETGRAVVRLLERLGHRVDFPLGQTCCGQPQFNTGYRPEALPLVRRFAEAFAGYDAVVTPSGSCAGMVREHHPLLASDDPGLRRAVGEVAPKVYELSEFLVDVLGVTDVGACYPHRVTYHPTCHSLRMLRVGDRPLRLLRAVKGIELVELPAAEECCGFGGTFAVKNPDVSAAMLADKMRRVLDTRAEVLTAGDNSCLLHIGGGLGRLRTGVRTVHLAEILASTEGGAR
- a CDS encoding LutC/YkgG family protein, whose translation is MSSRETMLDRIRAALADVPGDERPEDVPVPRDYRRSHAGTDVVGRFAERVADYRARVRRVPEPDLPAALAATLAERGARQVVVPEGFPADWLPVGAFTVLSDQPVLTVSQLDASDAVLSTAVLGIAETGTLVLDGGAGQGRRALTLLPDYHLCVLRAEQVVGDLPEALERLDPKRPLTFVSGPSATSDIELDRVEGVHGPRTLDVVIVTGAG
- a CDS encoding LutB/LldF family L-lactate oxidation iron-sulfur protein, yielding MSTQQSGSTGDGLVWLGTPAFPQAAKTALADTQLRRNLRKATGTIREKRLRLAAELDDWEALRESAAALKLRTLRHLDFYLQQLEASVTAAGGTVHWAADAAEANRIVADLVKATGEREVVKVKSMATQEIGLNEALAAEGITAHETDLAELIVQLADDRPSHILVPAIHRNRSEIREIFRTRMADAPAELTDEPSALAEAARLHLRQKFLRAKVAVSGANFAVAETGTVLVVESEGNGRMCLTLPDTLITVMGIEKVLPRFADLEVFLQLLPRSSTGERMNPYTSAWTGVHRGDGPSSFHLVLLDNGRTATLADQVGRQALGCIRCSACLNVCPVYERVGGHAYGSVYPGPIGAILTPQLAGPGHADSLPFASTLCGACYDACPVKINIPEVLVHLRARAVDAERGRTVPTAESLLIRAAGQVLASPGRLAMAQKAGALGGRLLARGGRIGPLPGPFHAWSDTRDLPVPPAESFRAWWQRTHPEETGR